A single Candidatus Stygibacter australis DNA region contains:
- a CDS encoding DUF1156 domain-containing protein, which produces MNKVKKLIEVALPIKEISAESVRDKSIRHGHISTLHLWWARRPLPVCRAIVFASLVPDPFDENCPVQFQQSVRKLLYPEPGHTAIDHYKPYEDIPYTNIKDKMEDNLRNRLLMFIGKFSDIYSENEKKGKKTPAKSLLSEHSLIKWENRNNAKILAIARKLIWVAHDPSQNTLEDFNKHLKAIKKAEKDLYNSIDRHKKTKEIKAKENTLQEAIEDFLSRMPKVFDPFAGGGAIPLEAARLGCRTYGNDINPVAHIIQRASTEFPQKYGKQIYYSEKEFERLYDDLVFESIQHTEIESYQDGFAVGNRLAFDVEYFSRKMLLFAEVEIGFLYPTDNEGNDVVAYYWAHFAQCSNPACQAKVPMLRQFYLCNKPNKKVYLKPVIKDKEISFEIKEGVTEEKGWASRGNLICPVCGSTTDVKTIKKQKISGIMKEKIIAVIYDSEHGKTYDIPSNKDFQFEDFIDRNLIKTIRPIEKMQRNSAGGDTFSWGIDKWGQLFSDRQLLVMQTLIESLESVKAEIFQKYEKNYANALITYLSILINKLSMINTTFGRWNVTGEKIEHPFSRQAIPMIFDYPESNPFCDVTGSANNHLNWILRYIDTESHCPFSATCNNTASGDSKQFKEKELSSVITDPPYYDAIAYADLSDFFYLWFKRTIRDIYPVNFATPQTPKTDECTALKHHHNNDANEAKLHFENKLLDIFKAIERQTSGIVSIMFAHQSTEAWTTLCNSILNAEMNITGSWAISTEMESRMIALGNAALKSSVTVSCQPIVKADFGDFSEVRKAIEQNIKKEVKYLYSMGFRGADLLTSCFGQAASEIGKYLRVEKADGSEVTVAELLQFARESAFEAIISDIETDDVTRFYIGWLNLFGFSETDHDNVRRITQIGLALDLSELERCNILKSHKDRHELANYEYRIEKDSKLAMNQRNFEIDKVHRAMYIYAKGSHKELISYLAKVAQDSSSPFWRVLNSLSEVLPKDIIDHQAAAGLISGEENLLREVKQNKEEQVEQTDMMDLFE; this is translated from the coding sequence CCTTATGAAGATATTCCCTACACTAATATAAAAGATAAAATGGAAGATAATCTGCGCAACCGGCTCTTGATGTTCATTGGTAAATTCTCAGATATCTATAGCGAAAACGAAAAGAAAGGTAAGAAAACGCCAGCAAAATCATTGCTCAGCGAACACAGCCTGATCAAATGGGAAAATAGAAATAATGCTAAAATCCTGGCTATTGCCAGAAAACTGATCTGGGTCGCTCATGACCCTTCCCAAAATACCTTGGAAGATTTTAATAAGCACCTGAAAGCAATCAAGAAGGCTGAAAAGGACTTATATAATAGCATAGACAGGCATAAAAAAACCAAAGAAATCAAAGCAAAAGAAAATACTTTGCAGGAAGCAATAGAAGACTTTTTAAGTCGTATGCCTAAGGTTTTCGATCCTTTTGCCGGTGGTGGCGCTATTCCCCTGGAAGCTGCCAGACTCGGATGCCGAACTTATGGCAATGATATAAACCCTGTGGCTCATATCATCCAGCGTGCCAGCACGGAGTTTCCGCAAAAGTATGGTAAACAGATTTATTATAGTGAAAAAGAATTTGAAAGACTATATGATGATTTAGTATTTGAAAGTATCCAGCATACAGAAATAGAATCTTATCAAGATGGCTTCGCTGTGGGTAATAGACTCGCTTTTGATGTGGAATATTTCTCCAGAAAAATGCTCCTCTTTGCTGAGGTTGAAATTGGTTTCCTCTATCCCACTGATAATGAAGGGAATGATGTTGTGGCTTATTATTGGGCACACTTTGCCCAATGCTCAAATCCTGCTTGTCAGGCAAAAGTGCCTATGCTCAGGCAGTTTTATCTTTGTAATAAACCAAATAAAAAAGTCTATCTTAAACCAGTAATTAAAGATAAAGAAATAAGTTTCGAAATCAAAGAAGGAGTTACCGAAGAAAAAGGATGGGCAAGCAGGGGAAATCTAATCTGCCCGGTTTGCGGAAGTACCACTGATGTGAAAACAATCAAAAAGCAAAAAATCAGTGGCATTATGAAAGAAAAGATCATTGCTGTTATTTATGATTCCGAGCATGGCAAAACTTATGATATTCCCTCTAATAAAGATTTTCAATTTGAAGATTTTATTGATAGAAATTTAATTAAAACTATCAGACCAATTGAAAAAATGCAGAGAAATTCTGCTGGAGGAGATACTTTTAGCTGGGGTATAGATAAATGGGGACAACTATTTTCCGATCGTCAATTGCTGGTTATGCAGACTTTGATAGAAAGTTTAGAAAGTGTTAAAGCAGAGATTTTCCAGAAATACGAAAAAAACTATGCTAATGCTCTAATTACTTATCTGTCTATATTAATTAATAAACTTTCTATGATAAATACAACATTTGGTAGGTGGAATGTTACTGGTGAGAAAATAGAGCATCCTTTCTCAAGACAGGCAATCCCCATGATTTTTGATTATCCAGAATCAAATCCATTTTGTGATGTTACAGGAAGTGCAAATAACCATTTAAATTGGATATTAAGATATATTGATACAGAAAGTCATTGTCCATTTTCTGCAACATGTAATAATACCGCCAGTGGAGACAGCAAACAGTTTAAAGAAAAGGAATTAAGTAGTGTTATTACAGACCCACCCTATTATGATGCTATAGCTTATGCTGACCTATCTGACTTTTTCTACCTTTGGTTTAAGCGCACAATAAGAGATATTTATCCTGTAAATTTTGCTACTCCACAAACACCCAAAACTGATGAATGTACAGCCTTAAAACACCATCATAATAACGATGCAAATGAAGCAAAGCTACATTTTGAAAATAAATTACTGGATATATTTAAGGCGATAGAGAGACAAACTTCAGGAATTGTATCAATCATGTTTGCTCATCAAAGCACAGAAGCCTGGACAACTCTTTGCAATTCCATCTTAAATGCAGAAATGAATATTACTGGCAGTTGGGCAATAAGCACAGAAATGGAATCAAGAATGATAGCTTTAGGTAATGCAGCATTAAAATCATCAGTAACCGTCTCATGTCAGCCCATTGTTAAAGCAGACTTTGGAGATTTTTCTGAGGTGCGAAAGGCGATAGAGCAGAACATCAAAAAAGAAGTGAAATATCTCTATAGTATGGGATTTCGGGGAGCAGACCTTTTAACATCCTGTTTTGGACAGGCAGCGAGTGAGATTGGCAAATACCTGCGAGTAGAAAAGGCAGATGGCAGTGAAGTAACAGTAGCAGAATTGTTGCAGTTTGCCCGGGAATCAGCTTTTGAAGCTATTATCAGCGATATAGAAACTGATGATGTGACCAGGTTTTATATCGGCTGGCTTAATTTATTTGGATTTAGTGAAACGGATCACGATAATGTGCGGAGGATCACTCAGATAGGCTTAGCCCTTGATCTAAGTGAACTGGAAAGGTGCAATATTTTAAAAAGCCACAAAGACAGGCATGAACTGGCAAACTATGAATACCGGATAGAAAAAGACAGCAAACTGGCAATGAACCAGAGAAATTTTGAGATAGACAAAGTACACCGGGCAATGTATATTTACGCCAAAGGCAGCCACAAAGAATTGATCTCATATCTGGCAAAGGTAGCTCAAGATAGTAGTTCACCTTTCTGGCGGGTTTTAAATTCTCTGAGTGAAGTATTACCTAAAGATATTATTGATCATCAGGCAGCAGCAGGGCTTATATCTGGAGAAGAGAATCTGCTGCGTGAAGTAAAACAGAATAAAGAAGAGCAGGTTGAACAAACCGATATGATGGATTTATTTGAATAG